GTTGCCGAAGTCTTCTCGCGCCGCTCCAGTGGGCTGAACGAATTCACCCGTGCCATCGCGGGGCAGGAAGGCCTGCGCATCCTCGACCTGGGCACCACTTCTCCGGTCAATATTGCGCGTCTCACCGGCTTGGGCCACAAGGTCTACACCGAGGACGTGCTCACCGCCTCCGGCGATCCCTCACTCATCATCGCCACCGAGAACGGCAAGCCGATGTACGACGTGCCCCGCTTCCTGGCCGAGAACCTGGTCTTCGAGAAGGAACTCTTCGACGCCGTCTTGTGTTGGGACATCCCGGATTACATGCCCGAGGCCTTCGTCAAACCCATGGTGGAGCGCTTCCATTCGGTGATGAAGCCCGGCGGCATCCTGCTGGCCTATTTCCATACCCGGGATGCCGGGCCCGACGCGCCCTGCTATCGCTACCAGCTCACCGGCAAAGACACCCTCGAGCTTCATCTTGGCCCCCGCTTCCGCCTGCAGCGCGTCTTCAATAACCGCAACATCGAGAACCTCTTCCGCGGGTTCGCGTCCCTGAAGTTCTTCCTCGCTCGCGACAACGTCCGCGAAG
This genomic stretch from Terriglobia bacterium harbors:
- a CDS encoding class I SAM-dependent methyltransferase, coding for MGSVTHSIFRLFRGSPEAEAPAVEVAEVFSRRSSGLNEFTRAIAGQEGLRILDLGTTSPVNIARLTGLGHKVYTEDVLTASGDPSLIIATENGKPMYDVPRFLAENLVFEKELFDAVLCWDIPDYMPEAFVKPMVERFHSVMKPGGILLAYFHTRDAGPDAPCYRYQLTGKDTLELHLGPRFRLQRVFNNRNIENLFRGFASLKFFLARDNVREVLVVR